One genomic segment of Amycolatopsis sp. WQ 127309 includes these proteins:
- a CDS encoding cobalamin B12-binding domain-containing protein, with product MTTFQIEQHPDRPGVAGRRPLKFVLSSVQSDSHMWNLVALQLIMEEMGHEVLNLGACVPVERLLAACRDERPDCLVISTINGHGHVDGARVISALRADPELTGLPAVIGGKLGVRGDANSELRAELLALGYDAVFHVGAGDSGQAIESFREFVAANVRTLR from the coding sequence ATGACCACCTTCCAGATCGAGCAGCACCCCGACCGGCCCGGCGTGGCCGGGCGGCGACCGCTCAAGTTCGTCCTCTCCAGCGTCCAGTCCGACTCGCACATGTGGAACCTCGTCGCCCTCCAGCTGATCATGGAGGAGATGGGGCACGAGGTGCTCAACCTCGGCGCCTGCGTCCCGGTCGAGCGGCTGCTGGCCGCCTGCCGCGACGAGCGGCCGGACTGCCTGGTGATCAGCACCATCAACGGCCACGGCCACGTCGACGGCGCCCGGGTGATCTCCGCCCTGCGCGCCGACCCCGAGCTGACCGGGCTGCCCGCCGTCATCGGCGGCAAGCTCGGCGTCCGCGGCGACGCCAACAGCGAGCTGCGGGCCGAACTGCTGGCCCTGGGCTACGACGCGGTCTTCCACGTCGGCGCCGGCGACTCCGGCCAGGCGATCGAGTCCTTCCGCGAGTTCGTCGCCGCGAACGTCCGGACGTTGCGGTGA